From Paenibacillus graminis, a single genomic window includes:
- a CDS encoding PTS mannitol transporter subunit IICB, with amino-acid sequence MATTATTQTSSGGVRVKVQQFGRMLSGMVMPNIGAFIAWGLITALFIPTGWLPNKDLAMLVDPMIKFLLPLLIGYTGGQMVNGKRGGVIGAIATMGVIVGADIPMFLGAMIVGPLAGWVLRVFDRAVEGKIKAGFEMLVNNFSLGIIGGILTLGAYKGIGPLVQGLTNILSDGVEFLVNHNLLPLVNLIIEPAKVLFLNNAINHGILSPIAAEESARIGKSILFMLESNPGPGLGILLAYWLVGKGSAKSSAPGAVIIHFLGGIHEIYFPYILMNPRLILAVIGGGVSGTFTFQLLGAGLTSSPSPGSIFAYLAMTPKGGYGPMFAGVIVATVVSFLIAALLLKTSSKNNEEEVDLEEASAKMRDMKAAGTSANNSNATTANVISPNVAANVRNKGDVNKIVFACDAGMGSSAMGASVLRKKLQNAGVNITVVNSAVSEIPADADIVVTQKTLTERAIASNPNAEHISIDNFLKSPKYDELVERLK; translated from the coding sequence ATGGCCACAACAGCAACAACGCAAACTTCATCCGGTGGCGTAAGGGTGAAGGTTCAACAATTCGGCCGCATGCTCAGCGGTATGGTTATGCCGAATATCGGCGCTTTTATCGCCTGGGGGTTAATTACGGCTTTGTTCATTCCGACCGGCTGGTTACCCAATAAAGATCTGGCAATGCTGGTTGACCCAATGATCAAGTTCCTTCTGCCGCTGCTTATTGGTTACACAGGCGGACAGATGGTCAATGGCAAGCGCGGCGGTGTCATCGGTGCGATTGCGACCATGGGGGTTATCGTCGGGGCAGACATCCCAATGTTCCTTGGAGCTATGATTGTCGGGCCATTGGCGGGTTGGGTGCTGAGAGTCTTCGACCGTGCAGTTGAAGGAAAAATCAAAGCAGGATTCGAAATGCTGGTCAACAATTTCTCGCTCGGGATTATCGGCGGTATTTTGACGCTGGGAGCCTACAAAGGGATCGGGCCGCTGGTTCAGGGACTGACCAATATTTTATCTGACGGTGTTGAATTTCTTGTCAATCACAACCTGCTGCCGCTGGTTAACCTCATTATCGAGCCGGCAAAGGTATTGTTCCTGAACAATGCGATCAACCACGGAATTCTGAGTCCTATCGCTGCCGAAGAATCGGCGCGGATCGGGAAATCCATCCTGTTCATGCTGGAATCCAACCCTGGACCAGGTCTTGGTATCCTGCTTGCTTACTGGCTGGTTGGCAAAGGTTCGGCCAAATCATCCGCACCGGGTGCGGTAATCATCCACTTCCTCGGGGGGATTCATGAAATTTATTTCCCGTATATCCTGATGAATCCGCGTCTGATTCTGGCAGTCATCGGCGGCGGTGTAAGCGGTACCTTTACCTTCCAGCTTCTGGGTGCGGGACTTACCTCTTCACCATCGCCGGGCAGTATCTTCGCTTACCTTGCAATGACGCCTAAGGGCGGTTATGGACCGATGTTTGCCGGTGTTATTGTAGCAACCGTTGTTTCCTTCCTGATCGCTGCACTTCTGCTTAAGACCAGCAGCAAGAACAACGAGGAAGAAGTGGATCTGGAAGAAGCGTCTGCCAAAATGCGCGATATGAAAGCTGCTGGCACTTCGGCTAACAACTCAAATGCAACTACAGCGAATGTAATCTCTCCTAATGTAGCAGCCAACGTACGCAACAAAGGAGATGTCAACAAGATCGTCTTTGCTTGCGACGCAGGGATGGGCTCCAGTGCAATGGGCGCTTCCGTTCTGCGGAAGAAGCTCCAGAATGCAGGCGTCAACATTACGGTTGTGAACTCTGCGGTCAGTGAAATCCCTGCGGATGCTGACATTGTAGTCACCCAGAAAACGCTGACGGAACGGGCGATTGCCAGCAATCCGAACGCTGAGCATATCTCGATAGACAACTTCCTGAAGAGTCCGAAATATGACGAGCTGGTGGAACGTTTGAAGTAA
- a CDS encoding BglG family transcription antiterminator: MKKITARQRQMLWILLGVKEEITAAEIAGSTGVSVRTVHREMEDIEQLLGDFGLDLIRKSGKGIALSGSEDALAELRLFLREEKPAEYSGEDRKIYELCTLLEAEEPVKLFTLAHSLKVTVATISYDLDELEPWVRKFGLELVRRRGYGVEIAGLEADKRRAICRLAAEHLDLSDLVGHAPRSESNPVFRLLLTTVGKGRLMTVESILWDMEWKWTAELPEIVYMEMLLGLAVTTRRIEIGRGIEIGRGIKSGEDAGFSRVSDHLSIAGAEQFVKRLEAALGQEFARAEILYMAGLFDRVQESFSSSGIAYGDIELMEIVYRLTESVAKRTGLPFQRDRSLREGLLEHMDPALKRIREGTRIRNPLLGPIRKDYDYLFTIVRAAAQDIGLELTIPDEEIGFLVMHFGASTERLNQLKRSVRAILVCASGLSSSRLLATRLAKEMPQIEVLGNISWYEAARLPGTDYDLIISTIDLPIGKERYIKISPLLTGEEIEKLLSYIQNITLKNREPASPGESDQPVREEAAALDRLKSYKGILDEAVSLLERFRFHPLDNTGLSLSRTLAGMLELLNGSGVVGDADILLERLLERERMASQVIPDTGLALFHTRSSHVHMSSLTLYRLSQPVLLEGGTEVRVILLMLAPRRLSKESLEVLSEISALLLNSELVKLLEERTEPEIRRYLSSELLHFFENKM; encoded by the coding sequence ATGAAAAAAATTACCGCAAGACAGCGCCAGATGCTATGGATTCTCTTAGGTGTGAAGGAAGAGATCACTGCTGCTGAAATCGCCGGGTCGACTGGAGTGAGCGTACGGACGGTTCACCGGGAAATGGAAGATATTGAGCAGCTGCTGGGGGATTTCGGGCTCGATCTGATCAGGAAATCAGGAAAGGGCATCGCTTTGAGCGGATCTGAGGACGCTCTTGCGGAGCTGCGTCTGTTTTTGCGGGAAGAAAAGCCTGCGGAGTATTCCGGGGAGGACCGCAAAATCTATGAGCTGTGCACGCTGCTGGAAGCTGAAGAGCCGGTGAAGCTGTTCACGCTGGCCCATTCGCTCAAAGTAACGGTAGCGACGATCAGCTATGACCTGGATGAACTGGAGCCGTGGGTCCGCAAATTCGGTCTGGAGCTGGTCCGAAGGCGGGGGTACGGTGTTGAGATTGCAGGTCTGGAAGCCGACAAGCGCCGGGCCATCTGCCGGCTGGCTGCCGAGCACCTGGACCTGTCTGATCTCGTAGGGCATGCGCCGCGGAGCGAGAGCAATCCGGTTTTCCGCCTTTTGCTGACTACCGTCGGCAAAGGCCGTCTGATGACGGTGGAGAGCATACTGTGGGACATGGAATGGAAATGGACCGCGGAGCTCCCCGAAATCGTTTACATGGAAATGCTGCTGGGGCTGGCTGTAACCACCCGGCGGATCGAGATCGGCCGGGGGATCGAGATCGGCCGGGGGATCAAGAGTGGAGAAGATGCTGGATTCTCCCGGGTATCCGATCACCTCAGCATAGCCGGAGCAGAGCAGTTCGTGAAACGGCTGGAAGCGGCACTCGGACAGGAGTTTGCCCGCGCAGAGATTCTCTACATGGCCGGATTGTTCGACCGGGTACAGGAGTCGTTCTCCTCAAGCGGAATCGCTTACGGCGATATTGAGCTGATGGAGATTGTATACAGGCTGACAGAGAGTGTGGCGAAACGCACGGGGCTGCCTTTTCAGCGGGACCGTTCGCTGCGCGAAGGATTGCTGGAGCATATGGACCCGGCGCTGAAGCGTATCCGGGAAGGCACGCGTATCCGAAATCCGCTGCTTGGGCCCATCCGCAAGGATTATGATTATTTATTCACGATTGTCCGCGCGGCTGCCCAGGATATCGGGCTTGAGCTGACGATTCCGGACGAAGAGATCGGTTTTTTGGTCATGCATTTTGGCGCATCCACGGAGAGGCTGAACCAGCTGAAGCGCAGTGTCCGGGCGATTCTGGTCTGTGCCAGCGGCCTTAGCTCCTCCAGGCTGCTCGCCACAAGGCTGGCCAAGGAGATGCCGCAGATTGAAGTGCTCGGCAACATCTCCTGGTATGAGGCCGCGCGTCTGCCCGGTACGGATTATGATCTGATCATTTCAACCATCGACCTGCCGATCGGCAAGGAACGCTATATCAAAATCAGCCCCCTGCTCACAGGGGAAGAGATAGAAAAGCTGCTGAGTTATATCCAAAATATCACGCTGAAGAACCGGGAGCCGGCTTCACCCGGCGAGTCTGATCAGCCTGTCCGTGAGGAAGCCGCGGCGCTGGACCGGCTGAAGAGCTACAAGGGAATTCTGGATGAGGCGGTCAGCCTGCTGGAGCGGTTCCGCTTCCATCCGCTCGACAACACCGGCCTGTCCTTATCCCGTACGCTGGCCGGTATGCTGGAGCTTTTGAATGGCAGCGGCGTGGTTGGTGACGCGGATATCCTGCTGGAGCGCCTGCTGGAGCGGGAGCGGATGGCCAGCCAGGTGATCCCGGATACAGGGCTTGCGCTGTTCCATACCCGGAGCAGCCATGTCCATATGTCCTCCTTGACCCTATACAGGCTGAGTCAGCCGGTGCTGCTCGAGGGCGGGACCGAGGTCCGCGTCATTTTGCTCATGCTGGCCCCGCGCAGGCTGTCTAAGGAGAGTCTGGAGGTGCTCAGCGAGATCAGCGCCCTGCTGCTGAATTCGGAGCTGGTCAAACTGCTGGAGGAACGGACCGAGCCCGAGATCAGGCGATATTTATCGTCGGAGCTGCTTCATTTTTTCGAAAATAAAATGTGA
- a CDS encoding PTS sugar transporter subunit IIA, producing the protein MSILSENKVIMNGAAKDKYEAITMAGKLLVDAGHVTEEYVPKMLEREEVVSTYMGGGLAIPHGTKEARPFIKSTGLSVIRFPDGVDFGGDEPAFVVIGIAAAGDGHMEVLTNVAMIFTEDDAIERVMNAPTPADVIAIFEGGLE; encoded by the coding sequence ATGAGCATACTGTCTGAAAACAAAGTGATTATGAACGGTGCCGCCAAAGATAAATACGAAGCGATCACCATGGCCGGAAAGCTGCTGGTCGATGCCGGACATGTAACAGAGGAATATGTGCCAAAGATGCTGGAGCGCGAAGAGGTGGTATCCACCTATATGGGCGGAGGGCTGGCGATACCCCATGGCACCAAGGAAGCCAGACCTTTTATCAAATCCACCGGGCTGTCGGTCATCCGTTTTCCGGACGGTGTGGATTTTGGCGGGGATGAGCCTGCTTTTGTGGTCATTGGCATTGCAGCCGCCGGAGACGGGCATATGGAAGTGCTGACGAATGTGGCAATGATTTTTACGGAAGACGATGCAATTGAACGGGTGATGAATGCCCCTACTCCGGCTGATGTCATTGCGATCTTTGAAGGAGGACTGGAGTAA
- a CDS encoding mannitol-1-phosphate 5-dehydrogenase, with the protein MKAVHFGAGNIGRGFIGLLLSQAGYKVCFVDVNEAFVSQLQERKEYPVTLASEGQETVVVKNVTALSSVTHAEEVAAAIAEADLVTTAVGVTILKHIAGVVAEGIRRRVAVSSAPLHVIACENAIGGSAQLKELVYAKLDGESCAKAEASVAFPNAAVDRIVPLQQHEDILKVVVEPFYEWVIDSSQMIPGYVPVEGVHYVDNLEPYIERKLFTVNTGHCSAAYLGYLRGYETIQQAMADEALTAQVREVLEETGAVLIQKHGFDEAQHSRYIDKILERFRNPALTDEVSRVGRSPLRKLSPNDRLVSPAMQAYNRGLGYTALTRSMAGALLFDVKDDPEALELQAAVAELGTEAAVTKYTGIAADHAVHQSVMKEYAKLK; encoded by the coding sequence ATGAAAGCGGTCCATTTCGGTGCAGGCAATATCGGCAGAGGTTTTATCGGCTTACTGCTGTCGCAGGCGGGGTATAAAGTATGCTTCGTCGATGTTAATGAGGCTTTTGTCTCCCAGCTTCAGGAGCGTAAGGAATATCCGGTGACATTGGCCAGTGAAGGACAGGAAACCGTGGTCGTCAAAAATGTGACTGCGCTGAGCAGCGTGACCCATGCAGAGGAAGTGGCGGCGGCCATTGCTGAAGCCGATCTCGTCACGACGGCTGTCGGAGTAACCATTCTTAAGCATATCGCCGGTGTGGTCGCGGAAGGCATCCGCAGACGGGTGGCCGTCTCCTCCGCTCCGCTGCATGTCATTGCCTGCGAAAATGCCATCGGCGGCAGCGCCCAGCTCAAAGAGCTGGTATACGCCAAGCTGGACGGGGAATCCTGTGCCAAAGCGGAAGCCTCCGTAGCCTTCCCGAACGCGGCTGTAGACCGGATTGTACCGCTGCAGCAGCATGAGGATATCCTGAAGGTCGTGGTGGAGCCATTCTATGAATGGGTGATTGACTCTTCGCAGATGATTCCCGGATATGTGCCTGTAGAGGGAGTTCATTATGTGGATAATCTTGAGCCGTACATTGAGCGCAAACTGTTCACAGTGAACACGGGGCATTGCTCGGCTGCTTATTTGGGGTATCTGCGCGGCTATGAGACGATCCAGCAGGCCATGGCCGATGAAGCCCTGACTGCACAGGTCCGCGAAGTGCTGGAGGAAACCGGCGCGGTGCTGATTCAGAAGCATGGATTCGATGAGGCGCAGCACAGCAGGTATATCGACAAAATCCTAGAGCGCTTCCGCAATCCTGCGCTGACGGATGAAGTGTCCCGTGTCGGCCGTTCGCCGCTGCGCAAGCTGTCCCCGAATGACCGCCTGGTCTCCCCGGCAATGCAGGCGTATAACAGAGGACTGGGCTATACGGCGCTGACCCGTTCCATGGCGGGAGCTTTACTGTTTGATGTGAAGGATGATCCTGAAGCTCTTGAGCTTCAGGCTGCCGTTGCAGAGCTTGGCACCGAAGCCGCTGTAACGAAATACACGGGTATTGCTGCAG